A single Nostoc sp. PCC 7107 DNA region contains:
- a CDS encoding 1-aminocyclopropane-1-carboxylate deaminase/D-cysteine desulfhydrase, whose translation MSSIFLPPPTQQIHCDIIQSAGVELSVLRLDLMHLWVNGNKWYKLKYNLLEAKEKNFSKLLTFGGAYSNHIFATAAAGKLFGLQTIGIIRGEERLPLNPTLSFAVQQGMQVVYCDRTTYQQRHTPELYAQLRERYGEVFIIPEGGSNLNGVRGCTEILQETGDFDVVCVACGTGTTFAGILLSLTHKQRGIAFPILKNGSFLQSEIDSLLQSYLASGLPTPNNSVCARELICDYHFGGYAKINDELLNFRQQFHQTHGIPLDYVYTAKMFYGVMDLLEQGFFSKGDRLLLVHTGGLQGNLARDKSALRIE comes from the coding sequence ATGTCCTCAATCTTTCTTCCTCCGCCTACCCAACAGATTCATTGCGACATCATCCAAAGTGCTGGTGTCGAACTATCGGTGCTGCGTCTCGACTTAATGCACCTGTGGGTGAATGGGAATAAGTGGTATAAGTTGAAATACAATCTTTTAGAGGCTAAGGAGAAGAATTTTTCAAAACTGCTTACATTTGGCGGTGCTTATTCTAACCATATTTTTGCCACCGCAGCCGCAGGGAAATTATTTGGATTGCAGACAATTGGTATTATCCGTGGTGAGGAAAGATTACCACTGAATCCTACTTTAAGTTTTGCTGTACAACAGGGTATGCAGGTTGTATACTGCGATCGCACTACTTACCAACAACGCCACACTCCAGAATTATACGCACAGCTAAGAGAACGTTACGGTGAAGTATTTATCATTCCTGAAGGGGGAAGTAATTTAAATGGTGTGCGCGGTTGTACAGAAATACTCCAAGAAACTGGAGACTTTGATGTTGTTTGCGTGGCTTGTGGTACAGGTACGACTTTTGCAGGTATTTTACTCTCACTCACTCACAAGCAGAGAGGAATCGCTTTTCCCATCCTTAAAAATGGCTCATTTCTGCAATCAGAAATTGACAGCTTATTACAGAGTTATCTTGCTTCTGGTTTACCAACACCAAATAACTCTGTGTGCGCGAGGGAATTAATCTGTGATTACCACTTCGGTGGTTATGCCAAAATCAACGATGAACTACTCAATTTTCGCCAGCAATTTCATCAAACCCACGGTATACCTTTAGATTACGTCTACACCGCCAAGATGTTTTATGGGGTGATGGATTTATTAGAACAAGGATTTTTCAGTAAAGGCGATCGCCTACTCCTGGTTCACACGGGTGGTTTACAAGGGAATTTAGCTAGAGATAAATCAGCCTTGAGGATTGAATAA